CACGCTGACGTCCCGCCTGCTCGGATTCGTGCGCGACGCGCTGGTCGCGGCGCTGCTCGGCGCCGGCGCGGTGGCGGACGCGTTTCTGCTGGCGTTCCAGCTCGTCAATGTGGCGCGGCGGCTGCTGACCGAAGGCGCGCTGAATGCGGCGCTGGTGCCGGCGTGGCTGCGGGTCCGCGAGCACAACGGCCCGGTCGCCGCCGCCGCCTTCGCCGGCCGGCTGCTCGGCACCGTGGCGCTGGCGACGCTCGTGCTGGCGCTGCTGCTCGGCGTGTTCATGCCGCTGTTGATCGCGCTCTTGGCGCCGGGCTTTCTCGGCCATCCGACGCTCGCGATGGCGGTGCGCGATGCCCGGCTGATGCTGCCTTATCTGGCCTTCGCCGGCCCGGTCGCGGTGATGATGGGGCTGTTCAACGCGAACGGCAAAGTCGGCCTCACCGCGTTCTCGCCGCTGCTGTTCAACATCTTGCTGATCACCGTCACCGGCGCGCTGTTGCTGTGGCACGCCGACGAGACCCGCGCCGCGCTGATCCTGTCCGCCACCGTCGGCATCGCCGGGCTGCTGCAACTCGGCATCCTCGTGTTCAACGGCCGCGGCGAGCGCCTGGCGACGCCGCTGCGGGTGTCGTTCGACACCGCGACGCGCGCCTTCTTCGCCAAGGCGATCCCCGGCATGATCGCCAATTCCGGGCCGCAATTGCTGATCGTGATCGGCGCGGTCGTGGCGTCGGGGATGCCTTCCGCGGTGTCGTGGCTGTATTTCGCCAACCGGCTGATCGAGCTGCCGCTCGGCATCGTCGGCGTGGCGATGGGCGCGGTGCTGGTGCCGGAACTGGCGCGCGCGGTGCGCGGCGACGACCGTGCCGCCTTGTCGGACGCCGCCTCGCGCGGGCTGGAGCTCGCGCTCGGCGTGGCGTTGCCGGCGACGCTGGGGCTGATCGTGCTGAGCGGGCCGATCGTGCGGGTACTGTTCGAGCACGGCGCGTTCGGCGCCGCCGACACCGCCGCGACCGCGCAGGCGCTGGCTCTGCTGGCGCTCGGGCTGC
The DNA window shown above is from Rhodopseudomonas palustris HaA2 and carries:
- the murJ gene encoding murein biosynthesis integral membrane protein MurJ, producing the protein MIRPILTVSAGTLTSRLLGFVRDALVAALLGAGAVADAFLLAFQLVNVARRLLTEGALNAALVPAWLRVREHNGPVAAAAFAGRLLGTVALATLVLALLLGVFMPLLIALLAPGFLGHPTLAMAVRDARLMLPYLAFAGPVAVMMGLFNANGKVGLTAFSPLLFNILLITVTGALLLWHADETRAALILSATVGIAGLLQLGILVFNGRGERLATPLRVSFDTATRAFFAKAIPGMIANSGPQLLIVIGAVVASGMPSAVSWLYFANRLIELPLGIVGVAMGAVLVPELARAVRGDDRAALSDAASRGLELALGVALPATLGLIVLSGPIVRVLFEHGAFGAADTAATAQALALLALGLPAQVLAKNWSAAFFAREDTRTPLLATLLALAVALAAALLLGRLFGAAGVAVAIALGAWSNAALLLGRGLSRFGVTVDPVARRRVALIVLAAGVMGGLLALKAAFVLPLVAQASTLVQAAVLGVLIAGALIIYAALLMLFGVVRPAAALGALRRPRGLRG